A genomic region of Mitsuaria sp. 7 contains the following coding sequences:
- a CDS encoding DUF4118 domain-containing protein, translating to MRSPTDDRPDPDALLAHLQRQERSEGRGRLRIYFGASAGVGKTFAMLQAARHLADQGRAPLIGVVETHGRADTAALLDGVPPLPRLPMRQVDHRGRALPEFDLDGALARLKDQPDALILVDELAHSNVAGSRHPKRWQDVEELLANGISVYTTVNVQHLESLNDVVGGITGVRVQETLPDTFFDRADEVVLVDTPADELLARLKAGKVYQGAQAERAGQHFFRKGNLMALRELALRRTADRVEDDVQAWRSNERIAPVWKTEAAILCAIGPGDEAESIVRSAAQLAQQLAVSWHAVYVETPALHRLPDARRERSLRVVRLAQDLGATTAVLSAQDPAQALADYAREHNLSKLLMGRGARPASSSLRRWGSRDLAAHLGRAAPELDLIQVGASATQRSNEDDAGPTFGAAPRRYLWATLACVGVAVVCWPLSHRIANDNIVMLFLLGVVGVAMRWGRGPAVLASFLSVALFDFLFVAPRLSLAVSDVQYVITFVVMLAVGLITGQLTAGLRYEARVSSEREARARGLFELTRELAGALQTEQVIATAEQQLALQFGGRALLHVLDDDDRLQPSPTEETLAVGDRSDAGTARWALDHEQAAGLGTDTLPGSQWFYLPLRAPMRTRGVLALRPGDAQTLMLPERRAQLETAARIAGQALERVHYVEVAQQALLQIESERLRNSLLSALSHDLRTPLAALQGLAETLARRELDPGAAETARAIEQQSLRINAMVHNLLDMARLQSGALKLNRQWQPVDEVIGSSLQLMGPALTRHRLVLDVPATLPLVELDAVLIERVLANLLENAAKYTPPGSEIRVIARTHGAGGAGAMAGLGGLGSADDDFVGPGEMRLSVEDNGLGLPPGREEALFEKFTRGHSESHLPGVGLGLAICRAIMQAHGGRIWAERATPQGGARFSLALPLGEPPAMPAFDEDRELQP from the coding sequence ATGCGCAGCCCCACCGACGACCGACCTGACCCCGACGCGCTGCTGGCCCACCTCCAGCGGCAGGAACGATCCGAGGGGCGCGGCCGGCTGCGCATCTACTTCGGCGCGTCGGCGGGCGTGGGCAAGACCTTCGCGATGCTGCAGGCCGCGCGGCACCTGGCGGACCAGGGTCGCGCACCGCTGATCGGCGTCGTCGAGACGCATGGACGCGCCGACACCGCCGCGCTGCTCGACGGCGTGCCGCCGCTGCCTCGTCTGCCGATGCGTCAGGTCGACCACCGCGGCCGCGCGCTGCCGGAGTTCGACCTCGACGGTGCGCTGGCGCGTCTGAAGGACCAGCCGGACGCGCTGATCCTGGTCGACGAGCTGGCGCATTCCAACGTCGCCGGATCGCGGCACCCGAAACGCTGGCAGGACGTCGAGGAGCTGCTCGCCAACGGCATCAGCGTCTACACGACGGTCAACGTCCAGCACCTGGAGAGCCTGAACGACGTCGTCGGCGGCATCACCGGCGTGCGGGTGCAGGAGACGCTGCCCGACACCTTCTTCGACCGCGCGGACGAGGTCGTGCTGGTGGACACGCCGGCCGACGAACTGCTCGCGCGCCTGAAGGCCGGCAAGGTCTACCAGGGCGCCCAGGCCGAGCGCGCCGGCCAGCACTTCTTCCGCAAGGGCAACCTGATGGCGCTGCGCGAGCTCGCGCTGCGCCGCACGGCCGACCGGGTCGAGGACGACGTGCAGGCCTGGCGCAGCAACGAACGCATCGCGCCGGTGTGGAAGACCGAGGCCGCCATCCTCTGCGCGATCGGCCCCGGCGACGAGGCCGAATCGATCGTGCGCAGCGCCGCGCAGCTGGCGCAGCAGCTGGCGGTGAGCTGGCACGCGGTCTACGTCGAGACGCCGGCCTTGCACCGCCTGCCCGACGCGCGCCGCGAGCGCAGCCTGCGCGTGGTGCGGCTGGCGCAGGACCTCGGCGCGACCACGGCGGTGCTGTCCGCGCAAGACCCGGCACAGGCGCTGGCCGACTACGCGCGCGAGCACAACCTGTCCAAGCTGCTGATGGGGCGCGGCGCGCGGCCGGCGTCCTCGTCGTTGCGCCGCTGGGGCAGCCGCGACCTGGCGGCGCACCTGGGACGCGCGGCGCCGGAACTGGACCTGATCCAGGTCGGCGCCTCGGCGACGCAGCGCAGCAACGAGGACGACGCCGGTCCCACCTTCGGCGCCGCGCCGCGGCGCTACCTGTGGGCGACGCTGGCCTGCGTCGGCGTGGCCGTGGTCTGCTGGCCGCTGTCGCACCGCATCGCCAACGACAACATCGTCATGCTGTTCCTGCTCGGCGTGGTGGGCGTCGCCATGCGCTGGGGTCGCGGACCGGCCGTGCTGGCGAGTTTCCTCAGCGTCGCGCTGTTCGACTTCCTCTTCGTCGCGCCGAGGCTGAGCCTGGCGGTCAGCGACGTGCAATACGTGATCACCTTCGTCGTGATGCTGGCCGTCGGCCTGATCACCGGGCAGTTGACGGCGGGCCTGCGCTACGAGGCGCGTGTCTCGTCGGAGCGGGAGGCGAGGGCGCGCGGCCTGTTCGAGCTGACCCGCGAACTGGCCGGCGCGCTGCAGACCGAGCAGGTCATCGCGACGGCGGAGCAGCAGCTCGCGCTGCAGTTCGGCGGACGGGCGCTGCTGCATGTGCTCGACGACGACGACCGCCTGCAGCCGTCGCCGACGGAGGAGACCCTGGCCGTCGGGGACCGCTCCGATGCCGGCACCGCGCGCTGGGCCCTGGATCACGAGCAGGCGGCGGGTCTGGGCACCGACACGCTGCCGGGCAGTCAATGGTTCTACCTGCCGCTGCGCGCGCCGATGCGCACGCGCGGCGTGCTCGCGCTGCGGCCCGGCGACGCGCAGACGCTGATGCTGCCGGAGCGCCGCGCGCAGCTGGAGACGGCCGCGCGCATCGCGGGCCAGGCCTTGGAGCGCGTGCATTACGTCGAGGTCGCGCAGCAGGCGCTGCTGCAGATCGAGTCGGAGCGGCTGCGCAACTCGCTGCTGTCGGCGCTGTCGCACGACCTGCGCACGCCGCTGGCCGCGCTGCAGGGACTGGCCGAGACGCTGGCCCGGCGCGAGCTGGACCCCGGCGCCGCCGAGACCGCGCGGGCGATCGAGCAGCAGTCGCTGCGCATCAACGCGATGGTGCACAACCTGCTGGACATGGCGCGGCTGCAGAGCGGCGCGCTCAAGCTCAACCGCCAGTGGCAGCCGGTGGACGAGGTCATCGGCAGCAGCCTGCAGCTGATGGGCCCGGCGCTGACGCGGCACCGCCTGGTGCTGGACGTACCGGCGACGCTGCCGCTGGTGGAGCTGGATGCGGTGCTCATCGAGCGCGTGCTGGCCAACCTGCTGGAGAACGCCGCGAAGTACACGCCGCCGGGCAGCGAGATCCGCGTGATCGCCCGGACGCATGGCGCGGGCGGCGCGGGTGCCATGGCCGGACTGGGCGGCTTGGGAAGCGCGGATGACGACTTCGTCGGCCCCGGCGAGATGCGCCTGTCCGTCGAGGACAACGGCCTCGGCCTGCCGCCGGGTCGCGAGGAGGCGCTGTTCGAGAAATTCACCCGCGGCCACAGCGAGTCGCACCTGCCCGGCGTGGGCCTGGGTCTGGCGATCTGCCGTGCCATCATGCAGGCCCACGGTGGCCGCATCTGGGCCGAGCGCGCGACGCCGCAGGGTGGGGCGCGCTTCAGCCTGGCGCTGCCGCTGGGCGAGCCGCCGGCCATGCCGGCCTTCGATGAAGACAGGGAACTTCAACCGTGA
- the kdpE gene encoding two-component system response regulator KdpE: MSEPQTGAVPVALIVEDEPNIRRFVRLALEGEGWTVHETGTLRQGLIDAGTRRPDLIVLDLGLPDGDGQDFLRDLRAWSAVPVIVLSARGAEDDKIAALDHGADDYLSKPFGVGELMARVRVALRRSQSRSSGQQDPAFRFGDVEIDLAARRVRRGDEDVHLTPIEYRLLSHLIGNAGKVLTHRQLLKAVWGPSHVEQNHYLRVYMGNLRQKLEAEPASPRHLLTETGVGYRLMP, from the coding sequence GTGAGTGAACCGCAGACTGGCGCCGTCCCCGTGGCGCTGATCGTCGAGGACGAACCCAACATCCGCCGCTTCGTGCGCCTGGCCCTGGAGGGCGAGGGCTGGACCGTGCATGAGACCGGCACGCTGCGCCAGGGCCTGATCGACGCGGGGACGCGGCGCCCCGACCTGATCGTCCTCGACCTGGGCTTGCCTGATGGCGACGGGCAGGACTTCCTGCGCGACCTGCGCGCGTGGTCGGCGGTGCCGGTGATCGTGCTGTCGGCGCGCGGCGCCGAAGACGACAAGATCGCGGCCCTGGACCACGGCGCCGACGACTACCTGAGCAAGCCCTTCGGCGTCGGCGAGCTCATGGCGCGCGTGCGCGTCGCGCTGCGGCGCAGCCAGTCCAGGTCCAGCGGGCAGCAGGACCCGGCCTTCCGCTTCGGCGACGTCGAGATCGACCTGGCCGCGCGGCGCGTGCGCCGCGGCGACGAGGACGTGCACCTCACGCCGATCGAGTACCGCCTGCTCAGCCACCTGATCGGCAACGCCGGCAAGGTGCTGACGCACCGCCAGCTGCTGAAGGCGGTGTGGGGGCCCTCGCACGTGGAGCAGAACCACTACCTGCGCGTCTACATGGGCAACCTGCGCCAGAAGCTCGAGGCGGAGCCGGCCAGTCCCAGGCACCTGCTGACGGAGACGGGGGTGGGGTATCGGCTGATGCCCTGA
- a CDS encoding TIGR03571 family LLM class oxidoreductase, whose translation MIQVFQPGRLTVGLMTPVDVSPDRMADVGEALELAALADRLGFAALWTRDVPLMVPQGSDNAASALDDPFLWLAALAGATRDIAVGTAAVVLPLRHPLHVAKAALSLDRISHGRFILGMGSGDRPAEFAAFGEDLEQRAETFRSRWAIVRAALSPDADDRAAVVAATGGFPVLPAPKRRIPMIVVGSARQSLQWTATHADAWATYHREEARQEGRIELWQRALEQKGVGAKPFVQSVQLELLADPDAASEPLELGLRTGRNALIAYLRRLQAMGVAHVLFNLGRGRPAREVIEELGNEVLPRCRIDASTQVGAG comes from the coding sequence GTGATCCAGGTCTTCCAGCCCGGCCGGCTCACGGTCGGGTTGATGACGCCCGTCGACGTCAGCCCCGACCGGATGGCCGATGTCGGCGAGGCGCTCGAACTGGCCGCGCTCGCGGACCGGCTCGGCTTCGCGGCGCTGTGGACGCGCGACGTCCCGCTGATGGTGCCGCAGGGCAGCGACAACGCGGCGAGCGCGCTCGACGATCCTTTCCTGTGGCTGGCCGCGCTGGCCGGCGCGACGCGCGACATCGCCGTCGGCACCGCCGCCGTCGTGCTGCCGCTGCGGCATCCGCTGCACGTGGCGAAGGCCGCGCTGTCGCTGGACCGCATCAGTCACGGGCGTTTCATCCTCGGCATGGGGTCCGGCGACCGGCCCGCGGAGTTCGCCGCGTTCGGCGAGGACCTGGAGCAACGCGCGGAGACCTTCCGCAGCCGCTGGGCCATCGTGCGCGCGGCGCTGTCGCCCGATGCCGACGACCGCGCCGCGGTGGTCGCGGCGACCGGCGGATTCCCGGTGCTGCCCGCCCCGAAGCGACGCATCCCGATGATCGTCGTGGGCTCCGCGCGGCAGTCGCTGCAATGGACCGCGACGCATGCGGACGCGTGGGCGACCTACCACCGCGAGGAAGCGCGGCAGGAAGGGCGCATCGAGCTGTGGCAGCGCGCGCTCGAACAGAAGGGCGTGGGTGCGAAGCCCTTCGTTCAATCGGTGCAGCTGGAGTTGCTCGCCGATCCGGACGCGGCCTCGGAGCCGCTCGAACTCGGCTTGCGGACGGGGCGCAACGCGCTCATCGCCTATCTGCGCCGCCTGCAGGCGATGGGCGTGGCCCATGTGCTGTTCAACCTCGGACGCGGACGGCCGGCGCGCGAGGTCATCGAGGAACTGGGCAACGAGGTGCTGCCCCGGTGTCGGATCGATGCATCAACGCAAGTCGGCGCGGGTTGA
- a CDS encoding RNA ligase family protein, producing MYLQSLPLLRYPRTAHLAGSRLQEGDSAHDQMPLAALAGCHVVIEEKIDGANAGLSFSDGGDLLLQSRGHYLIGGFGERQFNPMKIWALAHEHRLIDRLEDRYVLYGEWAYAKHSIWYDRLPHYFNEFDVYDRATSRFLSTPRRQALLEGAPVLSVPVLYAGTMPTDPKLLWTLVVRSLAKSPDWRDAFETATRRESLPLELCWKQTDKSDRSEGLYLKVEDDEQVLGRFKLVRPSFTQTILDSETHHARRPILPNALAPGADLFAEQLTVTWRDLGLETINSLSALKAMAAASRDASRDGHGDRCP from the coding sequence ATGTATTTGCAATCCCTGCCGCTGCTGCGCTATCCGCGCACGGCGCACCTCGCGGGCAGCCGCCTGCAGGAGGGCGACTCCGCCCATGACCAGATGCCGCTCGCGGCACTCGCCGGCTGCCACGTCGTCATCGAGGAGAAGATCGACGGCGCCAATGCCGGACTCTCGTTCAGCGACGGCGGCGACCTGCTGCTGCAGTCGCGCGGCCACTACCTGATCGGCGGATTCGGCGAACGCCAGTTCAACCCGATGAAGATCTGGGCGCTCGCGCATGAGCACCGGCTGATCGACCGTCTCGAGGACCGCTACGTGCTGTACGGCGAGTGGGCCTATGCCAAGCACAGCATCTGGTACGACCGGCTGCCGCATTACTTCAACGAGTTCGACGTCTACGACCGCGCCACCTCGCGCTTCCTGTCGACGCCGCGTCGGCAGGCGCTGCTTGAGGGCGCGCCGGTGCTGTCGGTGCCCGTGCTGTATGCGGGCACGATGCCGACCGATCCGAAGCTGCTGTGGACGCTGGTGGTGCGCTCGCTGGCGAAGTCGCCCGACTGGCGCGATGCCTTCGAGACCGCGACGCGGCGCGAGTCGCTGCCGCTCGAGCTGTGCTGGAAGCAGACCGACAAGTCCGACCGGTCCGAAGGCCTCTACCTGAAGGTGGAGGACGACGAGCAGGTGCTGGGCCGGTTCAAGCTGGTGAGGCCGTCTTTCACGCAGACGATCCTCGACAGCGAGACCCACCACGCCCGGCGGCCGATCCTGCCGAACGCGCTGGCGCCGGGGGCGGATCTCTTCGCCGAGCAGCTCACGGTGACGTGGCGCGATCTCGGGCTGGAGACGATCAACTCGCTGTCGGCGCTGAAGGCGATGGCCGCTGCATCGCGCGATGCATCGCGCGACGGACACGGAGACCGATGTCCCTGA
- a CDS encoding AAA family ATPase translates to MQWKDIQALVPEAGRSPDFAACLAAFPVLELAKTTPQDPRYHAEGDVWTHTRMVIEELLALPDYQAASRVDQEVLFLAALLHDVSKHATTVIDPVTGAIGQPGHSRMGAIDARVLLWDAGMPFEQREAVCRLIAVHQVPFFALADSRRGLSPEFIVRELSCRLSLPLLSALAEADMRGRICEDRDRVLDHIELFRELAREEGCYGQPRAFADAHTRVSYFRGADVHPDYALFQEPGARVTVMCGLPASGKDTWVAAHRRGLPVVSFDDARSELGLRHGQNEGKVAHAAVDKAKSLLRARTPFVWNATHLSQQMRDKTLDLLFAYGAEVEIVYLERPRAELLRRNDRRDTSLSNSALQGMLRKWELPVPTEAHAVRYCPAD, encoded by the coding sequence ATGCAATGGAAAGACATCCAGGCCCTGGTGCCTGAAGCGGGCCGCTCGCCGGACTTCGCGGCCTGCCTGGCCGCGTTCCCGGTGCTGGAACTCGCGAAGACCACGCCGCAGGATCCGCGCTATCACGCCGAGGGCGACGTGTGGACGCACACGAGGATGGTGATCGAGGAACTGCTCGCCTTGCCCGACTATCAGGCCGCGAGCCGCGTCGACCAGGAGGTGCTGTTCCTGGCCGCGCTGCTGCACGACGTGTCCAAGCACGCGACGACCGTGATCGATCCGGTGACGGGCGCCATCGGTCAGCCGGGCCATTCGCGCATGGGCGCGATCGACGCGCGTGTGCTGCTGTGGGATGCGGGCATGCCGTTCGAGCAGCGCGAGGCGGTCTGCCGCCTGATCGCGGTGCACCAGGTGCCGTTCTTCGCGCTGGCCGATTCCAGGCGCGGCCTGTCGCCCGAGTTCATCGTGCGCGAGTTGTCGTGCCGGCTCAGTCTGCCGCTGCTGTCGGCGCTGGCCGAGGCCGACATGCGCGGGCGGATCTGCGAGGACCGCGATCGGGTGCTCGACCACATCGAGCTGTTCCGCGAGCTGGCGCGGGAGGAGGGCTGCTACGGCCAGCCGCGCGCGTTCGCGGACGCGCACACGCGGGTCAGCTACTTCCGCGGTGCGGACGTTCATCCCGACTACGCGCTGTTCCAGGAGCCCGGCGCCCGCGTGACGGTGATGTGTGGCCTGCCCGCATCGGGCAAGGACACCTGGGTGGCGGCGCACCGGCGCGGCCTGCCGGTGGTGTCCTTCGACGACGCCCGCTCGGAACTCGGTCTGCGGCACGGGCAGAACGAAGGCAAGGTCGCGCACGCGGCCGTGGACAAGGCGAAGTCGCTGCTGCGCGCGCGGACGCCGTTCGTGTGGAACGCGACCCACCTGAGCCAGCAGATGCGCGACAAGACGCTGGATCTGCTCTTCGCGTATGGGGCGGAGGTGGAGATCGTCTACCTCGAGCGCCCGCGCGCGGAGCTGCTGCGGCGCAATGATCGGCGGGACACGTCGCTCTCCAACAGCGCGCTGCAAGGCATGCTGCGGAAGTGGGAGCTGCCGGTGCCGACGGAGGCGCACGCGGTGCGTTACTGCCCGGCGGATTGA
- a CDS encoding glutamine amidotransferase, with product MPSPKTVLAVRHLAFEDLGLLRPVLAERSFERFLTLDAGVDDLREVDLDAVDLLVVLGGPIGAYDDALYPYLNDEIALIRRRIASRRPLLGICLGAQLMARALGAEVRPMAHGRKEIGFAPLTLTGIGRGSALAPLASGQPVLHWHGDQFEIPDGATSLATTPLCPNQAFAIEGFALALQFHLESDPARLEQWLIGHAGELAQARVPLDELRRDAATHGEGLRTALGEVVDRWMAGWPQSAGQ from the coding sequence ATGCCCTCACCCAAGACCGTCCTCGCCGTCCGCCACCTGGCCTTCGAAGACCTCGGCCTGCTGCGGCCGGTGCTCGCGGAGCGCAGCTTCGAGCGTTTCCTCACGCTGGACGCCGGCGTCGACGACCTGCGCGAAGTGGACCTCGATGCGGTCGATCTGCTGGTCGTGCTCGGCGGCCCGATCGGCGCGTACGACGATGCGCTCTATCCGTACCTGAACGACGAGATCGCGCTCATCCGCCGCCGCATCGCGTCACGGCGTCCGCTGCTCGGCATCTGCCTCGGCGCGCAATTGATGGCGCGGGCGCTGGGCGCCGAGGTGCGCCCGATGGCGCACGGCCGCAAGGAGATCGGCTTCGCGCCGCTGACGCTCACCGGCATCGGCCGTGGCTCCGCGCTCGCGCCGCTCGCGAGCGGACAGCCCGTGCTGCATTGGCATGGCGACCAGTTCGAGATCCCCGATGGCGCGACGAGCCTCGCAACGACGCCGCTGTGCCCGAACCAGGCCTTCGCGATCGAGGGCTTCGCGCTGGCGCTGCAGTTCCATCTGGAAAGCGATCCTGCACGTCTGGAGCAATGGCTGATCGGGCACGCGGGCGAGCTCGCGCAGGCCCGCGTACCGCTCGATGAGTTGCGGCGCGATGCAGCCACTCACGGCGAGGGATTGCGGACGGCGCTCGGCGAGGTGGTCGATCGCTGGATGGCGGGCTGGCCTCAATCCGCCGGGCAGTAA